Below is a window of Mucilaginibacter ginkgonis DNA.
CCTAAGTTGTCTCCAAAGACCTCCACTCCAGCATAAAATTCCTTCGTCTGCGTTTCAGCATTTTTAAGCTGTCTGACATGGCTTATTGCCTGTGGAAATTTAGGACAGAATTTAAAACCGGATTGATGTTTTGCTTTACTTGCCCATTTAGAAATTACTTTTGCTGTAAAGATTTTATAAAACGTGGGGTTAAATTCTATGGCATTGTAAATACTGACATAATGATCTAAAAATTCCCCCTCCTTAATTTTAGGGGGATAAATTTTGCCTTTCCAGCTCGCTGCGCCCCATTTTGGTGTGCCAACCCAAACGTTAAACTTTTCGGCTTTTGTGCCGGTCAATACTTTTTCGGTTGTAAACCCGTCTGCTGGTAACGTAAAATCAATGTTGGTTAAATCTTCTTCAGTGGCGCCAAACTTCATGTCTTAATTACCGTTCTATTAATGATCAAAAACAAATGTGCGAAAATTTAAGCATCGAAATATATTTAACTATGGAAAACGAAATACCATCTTTTAGCTTCAATATCCCTTTCCAGGGAAGAGATACTGATTGTGAAGTAAAGATGCACGACGGCTCTTACGACGTGTTTTTTAACGGTGACTTTGTTGCTACTGTAGCAACTAATGATAGTGATATTTGGGTGCAGATATCCGGCGAAAAGCTACCGGCCGACATTACTGAAACAATTGGTGACAAGATCGAAAGCCGATATCTCTAAAAGAGATTTATATGCCGGAAATACCTGATTTAAACATATTCGTTAAGAACCTCTCAAAAAGGCTCGTAGGCAAACGATTGTCCAACGTAGTAGTGCTGATTACTAGGCAACTTAAAGTATCCTCGGACGACCTAGCAAAAGCGCTTGAGGGACACATATTGGTAGGGATTGAGCGGGTTGGCAAAGAGCTCCATTTCAAATTTAACAATGGTACTGTTCTCGGTATCCATTTGATGTTGCATGGTACGCTCTATTGGTTCGAAGAAAAAAACGAAAATAAGTTTAGCATTGCAGAACTTCATTTCGGCAAAAATCTAGGATTAGCAATCACTGACTGGCAAAAAGCGGTTATGCTTAAACTCAACCCGGATCCTGTTAAGGTGCCCGACGCACTCGATGTTAAAGCAAAATACTTGGAGACCGCTTGTGCTAAAACCTCCCACTACATTAAGACTGTATTAACAGACGGTAAAACTGTTGGCGGTATTGGAAATGCTTATGTGGACGAGATCTTGTATGATGCCCAAATATCGCCCTTTTCAAAAGCTGACAAGCTGCCGCCAAAAGCAATAATGGCCATTGCAAAGTCTATAAAATCTGTTTTAAAAAAGGCTGAAGATCATATTGAAGGCAACTTTCCAGATACGATAAGTGAAAAGGAGCGAGATTTTCTTCAAGTACACCGGCCAAAGCAAGCCAAGACTTTATCCGGTGAGGACATATTAAAGGCCGAGATCGATAAGCGGAAAACCTATTATACGG
It encodes the following:
- a CDS encoding DNA-formamidopyrimidine glycosylase family protein; its protein translation is MPEIPDLNIFVKNLSKRLVGKRLSNVVVLITRQLKVSSDDLAKALEGHILVGIERVGKELHFKFNNGTVLGIHLMLHGTLYWFEEKNENKFSIAELHFGKNLGLAITDWQKAVMLKLNPDPVKVPDALDVKAKYLETACAKTSHYIKTVLTDGKTVGGIGNAYVDEILYDAQISPFSKADKLPPKAIMAIAKSIKSVLKKAEDHIEGNFPDTISEKERDFLQVHRPKQAKTLSGEDILKAEIDKRKTYYTASQKLFE